The genome window GTTTGAATCTTTGCAGGCATCAAGGGAAAGATGCGTGATTATCAATTAGCTGGACTTAATTGGCTTATACGATTGTATGAGAATGGTATCAATGGGATATTAGCTGATGAGATGGTATGCTACATGTGTTAATCTTGATTAAGATGATCTTCTACTCTATTTTGTTTTGTTTGGCACTTTGGCTTTGAATGCATACTTTTTTATAATTTAGGGACTTGGGAAAACACTTCAAACTATTTCATTGCTGGGCTATCTGCATGAGTTCAGAGGTATAACTGGTCCTCACATGGTGGTTGCGCCGAAGTCCACCCTTGGCAACTGGATGAAGGAAATCCAACGTTTTTGCCCTATCCTACGTGCTGTGAAGTTCTTGGGCAATCCAGAAGAGCGGGTTGGTCTCAAGTCTATTCTTTAATCCCTTATGGAATTTTTACTGCCATGTTACTGAATACTGATCTCTTATTCTTCTGTGCCAGAACCATATAAGGGACGATTTGCTACAGCCTGGAAAATTTGATGTGTGCGTGACTAGTTTTGAAATGGCAATCAAAGAAAAATCTGCGTTGAGGCGCTTCAGTTGGCGCTACATAATTATTGATGAAGCTCACCGGATAAAAAATGAGAATTCTCTTCTATCGAAGACTATGAGGATTTACAACACTAATTATCGTCTCCTCATCACAGGCACTCCACTCCAGGTAGGCTTCTGCCAGTATTGTTTGTTATATAGTGTGTGCACCCAGAACAATGATTGAGTACCGATTCAGTAACCGTGTTGTGTCATATTAGTTTTTGGTTTAATCTGATTCTAGTCCGGTTTGCTGCTACATGGCAGAATAATCTCCATGAGCTCTGGGCTCTCCTCAATTTCTTGCTCCCTGAAATATTTAGCTCTGCGGAAACCTTTGATGAATGGTTTCAAATTTCTGGGGAAAATGATCAACAGGAGGTGGTCCAGCAGCTTCATAAGGTTGGGATATAATTATCATGATAACTAATTATAGTACTTTAAAATGAACTCTTAATAATTGTTTCTTGCAACTTTTGCAAAGGTTCTTCGCCCATTTCTTCTTAGGAGGCTCAAGTCTGATGTAGAAAAGGGTCTACCTCCGAAGAAGGAAACCATACTTAAAGTTGGAATGTCTCAGATGCAAAAGCAGTACTATCGCGCTCTGCTTCAGAAGGATTTGGAGGTTATTAATGCCGGTGGTGAACGCAAGCGATTGCTTAACATTGCCATGCAGCTGCGCAAGTGCTGCAACCATCCATATTTGTTCCAAGGAGCTGAACCTGGCCCACCCTACACAACTGGTGAACATCTAGTTGAGAATGCAGGTAACATCATGTTCCTTACTTTGTTTGGATAAATGTAGCATATTTTTCTAcagaattttgaatttctacgaaTGGTTATTGACAGTTTTTTGATATTTACATAGGAAAAATGGTTCTACTAGATAAATTGCTGCCCAAGCTAAAGGAGCGTGATTCCAGAGTCCTAATTTTTTCACAGGTGATTGTTTTCCATTGCCATGCAGATTTGAATGCATTATTCGTTAGCAAGTGTGTATTGGGAGATATCAGACACCGCTCGTGGGATGCTGAGCATGTGCACAGTGCACCTCATTAAGCACTCGCTTGTCCTATAATTTTCCTTTGTCTGACATCGCATCATCCTGCAGATGACCAGGCTTTTGGATATCTTGGAAGATTATCTTATGTATAGAGGTTATCAGTATTGTCGAATTGACGGAAATACAGGTGGAGAAGATCGTGATGCATCCATTGAAGCCTTCAATAAGCCAGGAAGTGAAAAGTTTGTTTTCTTACTTTCAACTAGGGCAGGTGGCCTTGGTATCAACTTGGCCACTGCTGATGTTGTGGTTCTTTATGACAGCGATTGGTATGAGACTATGCTAAACTTGATTCTGTTGCTTACCCTAAGAATGAATCTAATGCCTCTGTTATTTCTGTGCCTCCAGGAATCCACAAGCTGATCTGCAAGCTCAGGACCGTGCACATAGGATAGGTCAAAAGAAAGAAGTTCAAGTGTTCCGCTTTTGCACTGAGGTTTGTTGTTTCTAGATTAACAGTAACCATAGTGCTAAATTCTATGTTGATATCAATTTGGAAGATAATGCAAACGAAATTACAGTACACTATCGAGGAAAAGGTGATTGAGAGAGCATATAAGAAGCTAGCATTGGATGCTTTAGTTATTCAGCAAGGACGATTGGCAGAGCAGAAAAGTATGGTTATGATATTTGCCTTTGCTATTTGTTTCAAGCATTTTTCTTTACTAGTTGGATATGGATTATTCTGACAACATTCTTTTTTGTTAAGCTGTCAATAAGGATGACCTTCTGCAAATGGTGCGGTTTGGTGCTGAAATGGTTTTCAGTTCTAAGGACAGCACAATAACTGATGAGGACATTGACCGTATTATAGCTAAAGGAGAGGAGACAACAGCTGAACTTGATGCAAAAATGAAAAAGTTCACAGAGGACGCCATTAAATTTAAGATGGATGATAGTATGTACCTGCTCCCTGTTCTTATGTCTTCTGACGTTCTCTGCTCCTATGTCTTATGTTTTCCTACCTAAACACTTTATTTTCTGATGCAGATGCCGAACTGTATGATTTTGATGATGAGAAGGTAATGATTCAAACATTCAATTCATGTGCTGTAAATTGTGAGTGTTTTTTTGACGTGTCTTGCTCAACACCAATTAAATTCTCCTCCATGATTGCTTGAAGGATGAAAACAAGGTTGATTTCAAGAAACTTGTTAGTGATAACTGGATCGAGCCACCTAGAAGAGAAAGGAAGAGAAAGTATGCACCTCTTATTTTTTAGGTCATGACACGCTGTCTAATACTTATTTGACCTTATTTTTAACTGTCATTTGTAGCTACTCTGAGTCTGATTACTTTAAGCAAGCGCTTCGCCAAGGTGCACCAGCGAAGCCTAGGGAGCCAAGGATTCCAAGAATGCCGCACTTGTAAATTTCTTGTTTTTTGAAAGCTAACCAATGGCTCCATTTTATGGAATTATATCTTACCTGGCTTTTAATTTTTGTATTAGGCATGATTTCCAGTTTTTCAATAACCAAAGGCTAAATGAATTGTACGAAAAGGAAGTGCGGTACCTCATGGTATTTCTCATCCAAATTATTATTATTGTAATTTGCACTAGATATTGAAGTTTCCTCAACTTCTGCTATTTTGTGTGTGTTTGTTGCCTGTTTTCCAGTCTATTGGACATTACTTCCTCATAATTTTGCAATATATTGTTTAGCATGTCAATCGTAATCTTGGTGCTTAACTGGTAGGATTGCGGATCCTACCAGGGATCTCCCTTAGCCTATAAGGATGAACAGTTGCGAGGGAGATGGGGGCGGCGACGCTGGGGTGCCGTGGCTGACCTAGGTTGCGCGGGCAAGAGAGATTGATTCCAACTCCTGGCTCCCTCAGGGAAGCCAGAATAATCTGATTCTGCTTAATTCTATAGATGACCTCTTACAAGTATTTATATCCCAACTGATGCTTATCTGATCTAAGGATAAGAGCTATGAGATCTCTTCTAATCCTTATCCAACTAACTAGAGATAATCTCTCCTTTTTATTAGCTAATCCTTATCTAATCCGCATGTGGCCTGTGGCCTGGCCGTGGGCCTTAGCCCTCCTAGCCACTAATGTCCCTGCGCCTGGTGTAGGGGATGTCGGTCATAACATCTCTCCCCGCCTGCTGAAACAGCTCGTCCTTGAGCTGAAAGTCAGGGTATGTCGCTCGGAAATCCTCCAAGAGCTCCCACGTTGCATCTTCGTCCCCAAGTCCGTGCCACTTGATAAGGACCTGCCAGACATCGCGTCGTTTGCGTGCGTGGAGAGCTCGTTCGGGCGTCGGCAGTATACGCCCGTCTTGGACCAGTGGCAAAGCACCCGGCGCCTCCGGGGGATCACCACGGTGGGGCTTCAACAACCCCACATGGAAGACGTCATGAAGGCGTGAGTCGGTCGGTAGCTGCAGTTTATACGGCCATCAAAGGAAGCTCGGATGACTGATGATGCTGTGTATGGGTGGCCGAGCGCGATGAAATGCGCATACTTGGAGAAGCGATCGACCACCGTGAGGATAACAGACTTGCCCCCGACTTTACGCAGCCATTCGATGAAGTCCATGGAGATGTCGGCCCACACCTAGGACGACACCTCAAGGGGCTGTAGCAACCCAGCCGACAATAAAGTCAGGGTCTTGTTGCGCTGGCACGTGACGCAAGACCGGACCCAGTCCGCGACTAGGAACCGATCTCTCGGAATGTAGAAGTCGGCGCGGAGTCGATGCAGTGTTTTCTGAATGCCCTTATGCCCGGCCGAGTGAGTTAGTAGGAGGGCTTGGTGGCACAAGTCTGGAGTCCGACACGTAAATGTGCCGGCCATGTAGTAGAAGTCCCGCTTCCTCGCGCCATGGCGCACCCAGGTCACCGGCGCGGAGGCGGCCTAGCAGCTGCTGAGCGTCGGTTGCGGCTGCCGTGGCCCTGCGCACGTCCTCCAGGAAGGCGAACGATAGCCCGAATATGGCCAATACTGCGCTTGTGGCCCAGGGCGCATCATCGTCCGCGTAATCGCGGCGGGATAGAGCGTCCACCGCGACATTGAGACGCCCCGGTCTGTATTCCACCTCGAAGTTGTAGCCAAAGAGTTTGCTGATCCACTGGTGCTGAGGAACAATCAACAAACGCTGGTCAAGCAAAAACTTTAGACTATAGTGATCGGTACGCACCAAGAAGGCGCGCCCCCGTAGATACGGGCGCCAGTGTCGAACGACCTGAACCAGCCCGATTAGCTCACGCTCATAGGTTGCGAGCTTGAGATGATGGGCTGCGAAGGGCCGACTGAAGTACGCCAGGGGCCCCGCCCCCTGGTGGAGCACAACGTCGAAGCCTGTGCCCGACGCGTCGCAGTCCACCATGAAGAGTTTGTTGAAGTCGGGCATCTGAAGGATCGGTCCCGTGGTGAGGGCCTCCTTCAGCGCCTGGAATGCCGTGGTCGCTTCGTTGTCCCACACAAACGCGTCACACCGTAGGAGGCGTGTGAGTGGGGCGGCTATGACGCCGAAGTCCTTGATGAACTTCTTGTAGTATCCGACGAGGCGGTGGAAGCCCCGAAGATCGTGGGCCGAGTGCGGTGTCGGCCACTCGCGCACCGCCGTAATCTTGGCGTCGTCCATGGCCACGCCCTACACGGAGATGATGTGGCCCAAGTAGGCCACCGAGGGTGACCCGAAGGAGCATTTCGAGTGCTTTAGGTGGGGGTGATGCGCCCGCAACGCGGTGAGGACGATGGCGATGTGCTGGAGGTGTGTCGCCCACGATGAGCTGTAGATCAGTATATCATCAAAAAATACCAAGACAAATCGCCTCAGGTAGGGGGCGCAACACGTCATTCATAAGCGCCTGAAACGTTGCTGGTGCATTGGAGAGGCTGAAGGGCATGACCAAGAACTCGTAGTGGCTATGGTGGGTGTGGAATGCCGTATTGGCGATGTCGTCGGGCCACATCCGCACCTGGTGGTACCCTGAGCGGAGGTCGAGCTTGGTGAAGAAGTGGGCGCCATGTAGCTCGTCAACCATCGAGATCGAGAATTTGTCCTTCGACGTCTTAGCGTTCAGGGACCTGTAGTTGATGCAGAAGCGCCACGTCTTGTCCGCCTTGCGAACCAGGAGCATCAGTGCGGAGAACGGGGACGTGCTGGGGCGGATGATGCCCTGTGCCAGCATCGCCGCGCACTGGTGCTCCAGTTCGTCCTTCTGGAGCTGGGGGTAGCGGTACAGGCGCACGACTACAAATGCCGTGCCGGACAGCAGGTGGATGCGGTGGTCGTACGGTCGCGCGGGTGGAAGACCTCGCGGTTCCTCGAAGATGGCGCTGTGCTCCTGAAGTAGTCGGTCCAGCAGTGGCTGCTGCGGCTCGGCCACTGC of Zea mays cultivar B73 chromosome 8, Zm-B73-REFERENCE-NAM-5.0, whole genome shotgun sequence contains these proteins:
- the LOC103635205 gene encoding probable chromatin-remodeling complex ATPase chain isoform X1, with protein sequence MAKPMKYDDEEEISSSAEEEDQSDAAGSVSGEEGDDDDEDAAAPPAEEAEGEGQQEEEVDEEEIEAVTTGAGAEDEEDAGAVTAAEGDDESQSTEDDEPVARDKDDDDETDAVVGKREKARLKELQKMKKHKIQEILDTQNAAIDADMNNKGKGRLKYLLQQTEIFAHFAKGSQSNEKKPRGRGRHASKMTEEEEDEEYLKEEEDALAGAGGTRLVSQPSCIKGKMRDYQLAGLNWLIRLYENGINGILADEMGLGKTLQTISLLGYLHEFRGITGPHMVVAPKSTLGNWMKEIQRFCPILRAVKFLGNPEERNHIRDDLLQPGKFDVCVTSFEMAIKEKSALRRFSWRYIIIDEAHRIKNENSLLSKTMRIYNTNYRLLITGTPLQNNLHELWALLNFLLPEIFSSAETFDEWFQISGENDQQEVVQQLHKVLRPFLLRRLKSDVEKGLPPKKETILKVGMSQMQKQYYRALLQKDLEVINAGGERKRLLNIAMQLRKCCNHPYLFQGAEPGPPYTTGEHLVENAGKMVLLDKLLPKLKERDSRVLIFSQMTRLLDILEDYLMYRGYQYCRIDGNTGGEDRDASIEAFNKPGSEKFVFLLSTRAGGLGINLATADVVVLYDSDWNPQADLQAQDRAHRIGQKKEVQVFRFCTEYTIEEKVIERAYKKLALDALVIQQGRLAEQKTVNKDDLLQMVRFGAEMVFSSKDSTITDEDIDRIIAKGEETTAELDAKMKKFTEDAIKFKMDDNAELYDFDDEKDENKVDFKKLVSDNWIEPPRRERKRNYSESDYFKQALRQGAPAKPREPRIPRMPHLHDFQFFNNQRLNELYEKEVRYLMQANQKKDTIDGEDEDQLEPLTAEEQEEKEQLLEEGFASWTRRDFNTFIRACEKYGRNDIKSISSEMEGKTEEEVQRYAKVFKERYKELTDYDRIIKNIERGEARISRKDEIMKAIGKKLDRYKNPWLELKIQYGQNKGKFYNEECDRFMLCMVHKLGYGNWDELKAAFRMSPLFRFDWFVKSRTTQELARRCDTLIRLVEKENQEYDEQERQARKEKRLAKNTTPTKRAALRNSEGESAPLSSFKRRRQSLMDDYVGSGRRKRG
- the LOC103635205 gene encoding probable chromatin-remodeling complex ATPase chain isoform X2; translation: MAKPMKYDDEEEISSSAEEEDQSDAAGSVSGEEGDDDDEDAAAPPAEEAEGEGQQEEEVDEEEIEAVTTGAGAEDEEDAGAVTAAEGDDESQSTEDDEPVARDKDDDDETDAVVGKREKARLKELQKMKKHKIQEILDTQNAAIDADMNNKGKGRLKYLLQQTEIFAHFAKGSQSNEKKPRGRGRHASKMTEEEEDEEYLKEEEDALAGAGGTRLVSQPSCIKGKMRDYQLAGLNWLIRLYENGINGILADEMGLGKTLQTISLLGYLHEFRGITGPHMVVAPKSTLGNWMKEIQRFCPILRAVKFLGNPEERNHIRDDLLQPGKFDVCVTSFEMAIKEKSALRRFSWRYIIIDEAHRIKNENSLLSKTMRIYNTNYRLLITGTPLQNNLHELWALLNFLLPEIFSSAETFDEWFQISGENDQQEVVQQLHKVLRPFLLRRLKSDVEKGLPPKKETILKVGMSQMQKQYYRALLQKDLEVINAGGERKRLLNIAMQLRKCCNHPYLFQGAEPGPPYTTGEHLVENAGKMVLLDKLLPKLKERDSRVLIFSQMTRLLDILEDYLMYRGYQYCRIDGNTGGEDRDASIEAFNKPGSEKFVFLLSTRAGGLGINLATADVVVLYDSDWNPQADLQAQDRAHRIGQKKEVQVFRFCTEYTIEEKVIERAYKKLALDALVIQQGRLAEQKTVNKDDLLQMVRFGAEMVFSSKDSTITDEDIDRIIAKGEETTAELDAKMKKFTEDAIKFKMDDNAELYDFDDEKDENKVDFKKLVSDNWIEPPRRERKRNYSESDYFKQALRQGAPAKPREPRIPRMPHLHDFQFFNNQRLNELYEKEVRYLMQANQKKDTIDGEDEDQLEPLTAEEQEEKEQLLEEGFASWTRRDFNTFIRACEKYGRNDIKSISSEMEGKTEEEVQRYAKVFKERYKELTDYDRIIKNIERGEARISRKDEIMKAIGKKLDRYKNPWLELKIQYGQNKGKFYNEECDRFMLCMVHKLGYGNWDELKAAFRMSPLFRFDWFVKSRTTQELARRCDTLIRLVEKENQEYDEQERQARKEKRLAKNTTPTKRAALRNSEGESAPLSSFKRRRQSLMDDYVGSM